In Sphingomonas phyllosphaerae, one DNA window encodes the following:
- a CDS encoding ABC transporter ATP-binding protein, with the protein MSDASEEAHGRRGFAASDGVPAVLQTTGLARSFTQGETTIHVLRGVDLAVRPGEIVALLGPSGSGKSTLLQAVGLLEGGFSGSIRIAGTEAARLDAAGRTALRRDRLGFVYQFHHLLPDFNAIENVVLPQLIHGADRAAAEERAATLLTALGVGHRLTHRPSALSGGEQQRVAVARALANRPALVLADEPTGNLDEATADRVLAEFLRLVREEGSAALVATHNERLAARMDRVVRLHEGQLEIAG; encoded by the coding sequence ATGAGTGATGCAAGCGAAGAGGCGCACGGCCGGCGCGGCTTTGCCGCGTCCGACGGCGTCCCCGCGGTTCTCCAGACCACCGGCCTCGCGCGCAGCTTCACGCAGGGGGAGACGACGATCCACGTCCTGCGCGGCGTCGATCTCGCGGTCCGCCCCGGCGAGATCGTCGCGCTGCTCGGTCCGTCCGGGTCGGGCAAGTCGACCCTGTTGCAGGCGGTCGGGCTGCTCGAAGGCGGCTTCTCCGGCTCGATCCGCATCGCCGGCACCGAAGCCGCCAGGCTCGACGCCGCCGGGCGCACCGCGCTCCGCCGCGACCGGCTCGGCTTCGTGTACCAGTTCCACCACCTGCTGCCCGACTTCAACGCGATCGAGAATGTCGTGCTGCCGCAGCTGATCCACGGCGCGGACCGGGCGGCAGCCGAGGAGCGCGCGGCCACGCTGCTCACCGCGCTCGGCGTCGGGCACCGGCTCACGCATCGTCCCTCCGCACTGTCGGGGGGCGAGCAGCAGCGCGTCGCGGTCGCACGCGCGCTCGCCAACCGCCCGGCGCTGGTGCTGGCCGACGAGCCGACCGGCAATCTCGACGAAGCCACCGCCGATCGCGTGCTGGCCGAGTTCCTGCGGCTGGTACGCGAGGAGGGCTCCGCCGCCTTGGTGGCGACGCATAACGAACGGCTGGCGGCGCGGATGGACCGCGTCGTCCGGCTCCACGAGGGGCAGCTGGAGATCGCGGGATGA
- a CDS encoding GNAT family protein: MSDAVWQTVPTLVGRHVTLRPLDRADRAALLTAFSGLTQVFATAVPGPATIDTWFDTLEAQQVAGRALPFTLLAADGQIAGATRLLRMNLGHDRVEIGGTLYARRVQRTALSTEMKRLLLGHAFDRLGCQCVQVRANWRNPDSRAAIERLGARKDGVLRWHTVSGTGEVRDTVVYSILSHEWPQVRSNLDHMLERTR; the protein is encoded by the coding sequence ATGAGCGACGCGGTGTGGCAGACCGTACCGACGCTGGTCGGACGCCATGTCACGCTGCGCCCGCTCGATCGCGCCGATCGCGCCGCGCTGCTGACGGCGTTCAGCGGGCTGACGCAGGTCTTCGCGACGGCCGTCCCCGGTCCCGCGACGATCGACACCTGGTTCGACACGCTGGAGGCGCAGCAGGTGGCGGGCCGCGCGCTGCCCTTCACCCTGCTCGCCGCCGACGGGCAGATCGCCGGCGCGACGCGACTGCTGCGGATGAACCTTGGCCATGACCGTGTCGAGATCGGCGGCACGCTCTACGCACGCCGCGTACAGCGTACCGCACTGAGCACCGAGATGAAGCGGCTGCTGCTCGGCCATGCCTTCGACCGGCTCGGCTGTCAGTGCGTGCAGGTGCGCGCCAATTGGCGCAATCCGGATTCGCGCGCGGCGATCGAGCGGCTGGGCGCGCGCAAGGACGGCGTGCTGCGCTGGCATACCGTCAGCGGGACGGGGGAGGTTCGCGACACCGTCGTCTATTCGATCCTCTCGCACGAATGGCCGCAGGTCCGAAGCAATCTCGACCATATGCTGGAGCGCACACGATGA
- a CDS encoding Hsp20 family protein: MRFDLTPYRRSTIGFDRLFDLIEANARSAAENYPPFNLERVADDRYRITLAVAGFSRDEIEIVAQQNLLLVTGKKDDKADNNQFLHLGIANRSFERRFELADFVFVEDARLNDGLLVVDLVREVPEAMKPKSIAIKTGAPLTAVENKAADEAQAA, translated from the coding sequence ATGCGTTTCGACCTGACCCCCTATCGCCGCTCCACGATCGGTTTCGATCGGCTGTTCGACCTCATCGAGGCCAATGCACGGAGTGCTGCGGAGAATTACCCGCCGTTCAACCTGGAGCGCGTAGCGGACGACCGTTATCGCATCACGCTGGCCGTGGCCGGGTTCAGCCGTGACGAGATCGAGATCGTCGCGCAGCAGAACCTGTTGCTGGTCACCGGCAAGAAGGACGACAAGGCGGACAACAATCAGTTCCTCCATCTCGGCATCGCGAACCGCAGCTTCGAGCGGCGGTTCGAACTCGCCGACTTCGTGTTCGTGGAGGATGCACGATTGAACGACGGTCTGCTGGTGGTCGATCTGGTCCGGGAAGTGCCCGAGGCGATGAAGCCGAAGAGCATCGCGATCAAGACCGGCGCGCCGCTGACCGCGGTCGAGAACAAGGCGGCCGACGAAGCACAGGCCGCCTGA
- the dnaE gene encoding DNA polymerase III subunit alpha — protein MPHSGFVPLRIFSSYTMLDGAIEPKAIAKRAAKLGFPAAALTDRNGLYAAMAFSDAAMGAGVQPVIGTMLGVARPDMPEGIATATDWIALYAQDETGYDNLCALVSHAHLDRPLELAPHVPFEVLERHSAGLIALTAGGEGGVARLFAEDQPERAAAYADRLHAIFGDRLYIELCRRDDAIEDKAEPLLLDLAYDRNWPIVATNPCCFEEADFGDAHDAMLCIASSSYVESEDRPRSCGHAWMKPAIDMAALFADLPEALANTLVVAQRCAVAAPKRKPILPSLAGDREGEAAMLRNDAAAGLEARLDRIEELGAQPADDPNWRETYRQRLAFEVDVIIQMGFPGYFLIVADFIKWAKDHDIPVGPGRGSGAGSVVAWALTITDLDPIKLGLLFERFLNPERVSMPDFDIDFCETRRGEVIRYVQEKYGRDQVAQIITFGKLKARAVLKDTGRVLQMSYGQIDRLAKLVPNHPTDPWDLKRALNGVPEIAREYSNDNQVRHLWDLATKLEGLPRHSSTHAAGVVIGDRPLAQLVPLYRDPRSDMPVTQFDMKYVEGAGLVKFDFLGLKTLSVLKKAVELLKKRAIHVDLDALQWDDEGVYKLLQRGDTVGVFQLESEGMRRTLSAVRPTNFGDIVALVSLYRPGPMDNIPSFGRRKQGTEEITYPHPLLEPILAETYGIFVYQEQVMQAAQVLAGYSLGGADLLRRAMGKKIKAEMDAQRATFVTGCAEHNQIPAPYANQLFDLIDKFAGYGFNKSHAAAYALLAYQTAWLKAHHPAEFFAASMCYDLHLTDKLAIFVDDARRLGIPLLPPCINGSLAEFDVQPIASASPEGEGLYGVRYALAALKSVGEGAMEKLCEERTTAGPFKSLDDLAARVDPRLLNKRQLETLAAGGAFDGLEPNRAGVHAVAETVLAIAARTHEGRTSGQGGLFGDDAGAGDAIKLPANARWSLAERMEQEKEAFGFYFSAHPVDRYRHLAKTHGARSYVTLGELQIADGARVMATMAVLVEEARWRTSARGKRYMMATLSDATGQFMATCFDDGPAADLEEAAKNGGCGLATVELDRRPGEETPRVTVKSIKPFETLATSTRFALEVHVADAGAVAGLAALIGPLRGARGKVTLKVPIGEGEIATVILDRDFALDAELAERIEALPGVTKVDFEVEETRLRSVG, from the coding sequence ATGCCGCATTCCGGGTTCGTGCCACTCCGCATCTTCTCCAGCTACACCATGCTCGACGGCGCGATCGAGCCGAAGGCGATCGCCAAGCGCGCGGCGAAGCTCGGCTTCCCCGCCGCCGCGCTGACCGACCGCAACGGCCTGTACGCCGCAATGGCCTTCTCGGACGCGGCGATGGGCGCGGGCGTGCAGCCGGTGATCGGCACGATGCTCGGCGTCGCGCGGCCGGACATGCCAGAGGGAATCGCGACCGCGACCGACTGGATCGCGCTCTATGCACAGGACGAGACCGGCTACGACAATCTCTGCGCGCTGGTCAGCCACGCGCATCTCGACCGCCCGCTCGAACTCGCGCCGCATGTCCCGTTCGAGGTGCTGGAGCGTCATTCCGCCGGGCTGATTGCGCTCACCGCCGGGGGCGAGGGCGGGGTGGCGCGGCTGTTCGCCGAGGACCAGCCCGAGCGCGCCGCCGCTTATGCCGATCGCCTCCACGCGATCTTTGGCGACCGGCTCTATATCGAATTGTGCCGCCGCGACGACGCGATCGAGGACAAGGCCGAGCCGCTGCTGCTCGACCTCGCCTATGATCGCAACTGGCCGATCGTCGCCACCAATCCGTGCTGCTTCGAGGAAGCCGATTTCGGCGACGCGCATGACGCGATGCTGTGCATCGCCTCGTCGAGCTATGTCGAAAGCGAGGATCGCCCGCGCAGCTGCGGCCATGCGTGGATGAAGCCGGCGATCGACATGGCGGCGCTGTTCGCCGATCTGCCCGAGGCGCTCGCGAACACGCTCGTCGTCGCGCAGCGCTGCGCGGTCGCCGCGCCGAAGCGCAAGCCGATCCTCCCCAGCCTCGCCGGCGACCGCGAGGGCGAGGCGGCGATGCTCCGCAACGACGCCGCCGCCGGGCTGGAGGCGCGGCTCGACCGGATCGAGGAACTCGGCGCGCAACCGGCCGATGACCCGAACTGGCGCGAGACCTATCGCCAGCGGCTGGCGTTCGAGGTCGACGTCATCATCCAGATGGGCTTCCCCGGCTATTTCCTGATCGTCGCCGACTTCATCAAATGGGCGAAGGACCACGACATTCCGGTCGGGCCGGGGCGTGGGTCAGGTGCGGGCTCGGTCGTCGCCTGGGCGCTGACGATCACCGATCTCGATCCGATCAAGCTGGGGCTGCTGTTCGAGCGCTTCCTCAACCCGGAACGCGTGTCGATGCCCGACTTCGACATCGACTTCTGCGAAACCCGGCGGGGCGAGGTGATCCGCTACGTCCAGGAGAAATACGGCCGCGACCAGGTCGCGCAGATCATTACCTTCGGAAAGCTCAAGGCGCGCGCGGTGCTCAAGGATACCGGGCGCGTGCTCCAGATGAGCTATGGCCAGATCGATCGCCTCGCCAAGCTGGTCCCCAATCACCCGACCGATCCATGGGACCTCAAGCGCGCGCTGAACGGCGTGCCGGAGATCGCGCGCGAATATTCCAACGACAATCAGGTCCGGCACCTCTGGGATCTCGCGACCAAGCTGGAGGGGCTGCCGCGCCACTCCTCGACGCACGCCGCGGGCGTGGTGATCGGCGACCGCCCGCTCGCGCAACTGGTGCCGCTCTATCGCGACCCGCGCTCGGACATGCCGGTCACGCAGTTCGACATGAAATATGTCGAGGGCGCCGGTCTGGTGAAGTTCGACTTCCTCGGGCTCAAAACCTTGTCGGTGCTCAAGAAGGCGGTCGAGCTGCTCAAGAAGCGCGCCATCCACGTCGATCTCGACGCGCTGCAATGGGACGACGAGGGCGTCTATAAATTGCTCCAGCGCGGCGACACGGTCGGCGTGTTCCAGCTCGAATCGGAGGGGATGCGCCGCACGCTGTCGGCGGTGCGCCCGACCAATTTCGGCGACATCGTCGCGCTCGTCTCGCTCTATCGGCCCGGTCCGATGGACAACATCCCGTCGTTCGGACGCCGCAAGCAGGGGACGGAGGAGATCACCTATCCGCACCCGCTGCTGGAGCCGATCCTCGCCGAAACCTACGGCATCTTCGTCTACCAGGAACAGGTGATGCAGGCCGCGCAGGTGCTGGCGGGCTATTCGCTCGGCGGCGCGGACCTGTTGCGGCGCGCGATGGGCAAGAAGATCAAGGCGGAGATGGACGCGCAGCGCGCCACCTTCGTCACCGGTTGCGCCGAGCACAACCAGATCCCCGCGCCCTATGCGAACCAGCTGTTCGACTTGATCGACAAGTTCGCGGGTTACGGCTTCAACAAGTCGCACGCCGCCGCTTATGCGCTGCTCGCCTATCAGACCGCGTGGCTCAAGGCGCATCACCCGGCCGAATTCTTTGCCGCGTCGATGTGCTACGACCTGCACCTGACCGACAAGCTCGCGATCTTCGTCGACGACGCGCGCCGGCTCGGCATCCCGCTGCTCCCGCCGTGCATCAACGGCAGCCTCGCGGAGTTCGATGTCCAGCCCATCGCAAGCGCCTCCCCCGAGGGGGAGGGGCTATATGGCGTCCGCTACGCGCTCGCCGCGCTCAAGTCGGTCGGTGAGGGCGCGATGGAGAAGCTCTGCGAGGAACGCACCACCGCCGGACCGTTCAAGAGCCTCGACGATCTCGCCGCGCGTGTCGACCCGCGCCTGCTCAACAAGCGCCAGCTCGAAACGCTCGCGGCGGGCGGCGCGTTCGACGGTTTGGAGCCTAACCGCGCCGGCGTCCATGCCGTCGCCGAGACGGTGCTCGCGATCGCCGCGCGCACGCACGAGGGGCGGACCAGCGGGCAGGGCGGGCTGTTCGGCGACGATGCCGGCGCGGGCGATGCGATCAAGCTGCCCGCCAACGCGCGCTGGTCGCTCGCCGAGCGGATGGAGCAGGAGAAGGAAGCGTTCGGCTTCTATTTCTCGGCGCATCCGGTCGACCGCTACCGCCACCTCGCCAAGACGCACGGCGCGCGCAGCTACGTCACGCTCGGCGAGTTGCAGATCGCCGATGGCGCGCGGGTGATGGCGACGATGGCAGTGCTCGTCGAGGAAGCGCGCTGGCGCACCTCGGCGCGCGGCAAGCGCTACATGATGGCGACGCTCTCCGACGCGACCGGCCAATTCATGGCGACCTGCTTCGACGACGGCCCCGCCGCCGACCTGGAGGAGGCCGCCAAGAACGGCGGCTGCGGGCTCGCGACCGTCGAGCTGGATCGCCGCCCCGGCGAGGAAACGCCGCGCGTGACGGTCAAGTCGATCAAGCCGTTCGAGACGCTTGCCACGTCGACGCGCTTCGCGCTGGAGGTGCATGTCGCCGACGCGGGCGCGGTGGCGGGGCTCGCCGCGCTGATCGGTCCCTTGCGCGGCGCGCGCGGCAAGGTGACGCTCAAGGTGCCGATCGGGGAGGGCGAGATCGCGACCGTGATCCTCGACCGCGATTTCGCGCTCGACGCCGAACTGGCCGAGCGGATCGAGGCGCTGCCCGGCGTGACCAAGGTCGATTTCGAGGTCGAGGAAACCCGCCTCCGCTCGGTGGGATGA
- a CDS encoding GNAT family protein, with translation MTDAAWRTVPTLIGRHVTLRPLARADRAALLAAFDGLTHLFATIVPTVATIDGWYDLLEVQQAAGRALPFTVLDADGRVAGATRFLRMNEAHRRVEIGGTLYARRVQRTGLNTEAKRLLLAHAFEVLGCQCVQLRTNWHNRPSRAAIERLGARMDGVLRGHMVTAEGEVRDTVVYSILDHEWPQVRRNLTYLLERAR, from the coding sequence GTGACCGATGCGGCGTGGCGGACCGTGCCGACGTTGATCGGACGTCATGTCACGCTGCGCCCGCTCGCCCGCGCGGATCGCGCCGCGCTGCTGGCGGCATTCGACGGGCTGACGCACCTCTTCGCCACGATCGTTCCGACCGTCGCGACCATCGACGGCTGGTACGACCTGCTGGAGGTGCAACAGGCCGCCGGGCGCGCGCTGCCGTTCACCGTGCTCGATGCCGATGGACGGGTTGCGGGCGCCACGCGCTTCCTGCGGATGAACGAGGCGCATCGGCGCGTCGAGATCGGCGGCACGCTCTACGCGCGTCGCGTGCAGCGCACCGGATTGAATACCGAGGCGAAGCGGCTGTTGCTCGCGCACGCCTTCGAGGTGCTCGGCTGCCAGTGCGTGCAGTTGCGCACCAATTGGCACAATCGTCCCTCGCGCGCGGCGATCGAACGGCTGGGCGCGCGGATGGACGGCGTGCTGCGCGGGCATATGGTGACGGCAGAGGGCGAGGTGCGCGACACGGTCGTCTATTCGATCCTCGACCATGAGTGGCCGCAGGTCCGCCGCAATCTCACCTATCTGCTGGAGCGCGCACGATGA
- a CDS encoding TonB-dependent receptor, which yields MSVTLALLLAAQATAPQQPPAPVVVGERETVPTTPGDPDRTEEQVQRSSAAADVVVTARRRAESAQNVPIPISVVGVKELDATGSFNVQRLQQLQPTLQFYSTNPRNSSVNIRGLGAPLGLTNDGIEQGVGIYIDQVYLSRVAAATLDFLDVQQIETLRGPQGTLYGKNTVAGAINITSKAPSFTLQGRAEVSVGNLEFKQAKASISGPLTDKVAIRLGVSTTDRRGTIYNVASNQYVNAQDNLGLRTAILWKATDDLDLTLSGDYSRQNPNCCAQIFVRVGKTQRSPDRQFDQLAAAQGYAPPSRNPFDRLTDLDAKLSARNELGGLSLRGEQRLGEGTLTSITAYRFWDWLPANDRDFTGLPITTLSQNPTRQEQYTQEFRYAGKAEHFDYVLGLFGFYQTIHTTGTQRQGPAASRWLINPSSALSRDPSVLNGLTAANDIRLNNFSGAIFGKVNWNLTDAFTLSPGVRLNYDDKTGSYVSVVRDGQGNLVPATGGTARQAAQRDAIQPQEFRDQTFREWNVSYDLTASYKPSRDVLLYGTYAHSFKSGGLNLNGVPVVGGVVQTQLAQVAPEKVDHFEIGAKSQFWDRKITLNVTGFWTEISDYQAVVNNSSTSTLRGYLANAGKVRVRGVEADFSVRPNDRFNLYTNGAFTDHKYVDFKNAPCPPELSGGTNSPVACDISGQWLPGISKFAVSYGGEYNLPGTVFGKSGEAYVGVDANSRTKFSSNASRSIYTDVNGYTLVNARLGFRTDSGVNVFGWVRNLFDTEYYEVLATTPGNTGLIAGNVGDPRTYGLTVGFGF from the coding sequence ATGTCCGTCACGCTCGCTCTGCTACTGGCCGCCCAGGCGACGGCGCCGCAGCAACCGCCCGCACCGGTCGTCGTCGGGGAGCGCGAGACGGTGCCGACCACGCCGGGTGATCCGGACCGGACCGAGGAGCAGGTGCAACGCAGCTCTGCCGCGGCCGACGTGGTCGTCACCGCGCGGCGGCGCGCCGAGTCGGCGCAGAACGTGCCGATCCCGATTTCGGTGGTCGGGGTGAAGGAACTGGATGCGACCGGCAGCTTCAACGTCCAGCGGCTCCAGCAACTCCAGCCGACGCTGCAATTCTATTCGACCAACCCGCGCAATTCCTCGGTCAACATCCGCGGGCTCGGCGCGCCGCTCGGGCTCACCAACGACGGGATCGAGCAGGGTGTCGGCATCTATATCGACCAGGTCTATCTCAGCCGCGTCGCGGCGGCGACGCTGGATTTCCTCGACGTGCAACAGATCGAGACGCTGCGCGGACCGCAGGGAACGCTGTACGGCAAGAATACCGTCGCGGGCGCGATCAACATCACCAGCAAGGCGCCGAGCTTCACGTTGCAGGGCCGCGCCGAGGTGTCGGTCGGCAATCTGGAGTTCAAGCAGGCCAAGGCTTCGATTTCTGGCCCGCTGACCGACAAGGTCGCGATCCGGCTCGGCGTGTCGACCACCGACCGGCGCGGGACGATCTACAATGTCGCGAGCAATCAATACGTCAATGCACAGGACAATCTCGGCCTCCGCACCGCGATCCTGTGGAAGGCGACCGACGATCTCGATCTGACGCTGTCGGGCGATTATTCGCGCCAGAACCCGAATTGCTGCGCACAGATTTTCGTGCGCGTCGGCAAGACCCAGCGTTCTCCCGATCGCCAGTTCGATCAGCTTGCCGCCGCGCAGGGCTATGCGCCGCCGAGCCGCAACCCGTTCGACCGGCTGACCGATCTCGACGCCAAGCTCAGCGCGCGCAATGAATTGGGCGGGCTGTCGCTGCGCGGCGAGCAGCGGCTGGGCGAGGGGACTTTGACCTCGATCACCGCCTATCGTTTCTGGGACTGGCTCCCCGCCAACGATCGTGACTTTACCGGGCTGCCGATCACGACGCTGTCGCAGAATCCGACCCGGCAAGAGCAATATACGCAGGAGTTCCGCTACGCCGGCAAGGCGGAGCATTTCGATTACGTGCTGGGGTTGTTCGGTTTCTATCAGACGATCCACACCACCGGCACGCAGCGGCAGGGGCCGGCGGCGAGCCGCTGGCTCATCAACCCGTCGAGCGCACTATCGCGCGATCCGTCGGTGCTTAACGGTCTGACTGCCGCGAACGACATCCGGCTCAATAACTTCTCCGGCGCGATCTTCGGCAAGGTCAACTGGAACCTGACTGACGCCTTCACGCTCTCGCCGGGCGTGCGGCTCAACTACGACGACAAGACCGGCAGCTATGTCAGCGTCGTGCGCGACGGGCAGGGCAATCTGGTTCCCGCCACCGGCGGCACCGCGCGTCAGGCGGCACAGCGCGATGCGATCCAGCCGCAGGAATTCCGCGACCAGACGTTCCGCGAATGGAACGTCTCCTACGACCTCACCGCATCGTACAAGCCGTCGCGCGACGTGCTGCTGTACGGTACCTACGCGCACAGCTTCAAATCGGGCGGGCTCAATCTGAACGGCGTGCCGGTCGTCGGCGGCGTGGTGCAGACGCAGCTGGCGCAGGTCGCGCCGGAAAAGGTCGACCATTTCGAGATCGGTGCCAAGTCGCAATTCTGGGATCGCAAGATCACGCTGAACGTCACCGGCTTCTGGACGGAGATCAGCGACTATCAGGCGGTGGTCAACAACAGCTCGACCTCGACGCTGCGCGGCTATCTCGCCAACGCCGGCAAGGTGCGGGTGCGCGGTGTCGAAGCCGACTTCTCGGTGCGGCCGAACGACCGTTTCAACCTCTACACGAACGGCGCCTTCACCGATCACAAATACGTCGACTTCAAGAACGCGCCGTGCCCGCCGGAATTGTCGGGCGGCACCAACAGCCCGGTCGCGTGCGACATTTCGGGTCAGTGGTTGCCGGGCATCTCGAAGTTCGCGGTGTCCTATGGCGGCGAGTATAATCTGCCCGGGACGGTGTTCGGCAAATCGGGGGAAGCGTATGTCGGCGTCGACGCCAATTCGCGGACCAAATTTTCGTCCAATGCTTCGCGATCGATCTACACTGACGTGAATGGCTATACGCTGGTGAATGCGCGGCTCGGCTTCCGGACCGACAGCGGAGTCAACGTGTTCGGCTGGGTACGCAACCTGTTCGACACCGAATATTATGAGGTGCTCGCGACGACGCCGGGGAATACCGGGCTGATCGCGGGCAACGTCGGCGATCCGCGGACCTACGGTCTGACGGTCGGGTTCGGGTTCTGA
- a CDS encoding lipoprotein-releasing ABC transporter permease subunit: MLLSRYESMIARRYLLPGKGERFIVLVAGFSLGAVMLGVAALVIVMSVMNGFRAELFDKIVGLNGHAVVQGYNNRLDNWQRVVELARATPGVTSAVPMIEQPLFATYNGRAEAILLRGMRPEDIRTNATIRTKIVAGSLATLTPNSGNVAIGARLAEQLGATIGSDITVISPLGRSTPFGTMPRSVSYRVGAIFEVGVYDYDKAYVVMPLQDAQTLLLTGDTVGMIELQTTHADKVGEILAPLAKQVQPYGVVSDWRRLNSELFDALAVERVAMFVVLCIIILVAAFNIASSLIMLVRAKTRDIAILRTMGASRGAMLRIFMTVGTTIGVLGTFAGLALGAIFLFFRQSVVNFVQLVTGQNLWDPSIRYLTELPSKVDPVEVTAIVIITLLMTFLATVYPALKAANTDPVEVLRYE, encoded by the coding sequence ATGTTGCTGTCGCGCTATGAGAGCATGATCGCGCGGCGGTATCTGCTGCCGGGCAAGGGTGAACGCTTCATCGTACTGGTGGCGGGCTTCTCGCTCGGCGCGGTGATGCTCGGAGTCGCCGCGCTGGTGATCGTGATGAGCGTCATGAACGGCTTCCGTGCCGAGCTGTTCGACAAGATCGTGGGGCTGAACGGCCATGCCGTGGTGCAGGGCTATAACAATCGGCTCGACAATTGGCAGCGCGTCGTCGAACTCGCCAGGGCGACGCCGGGCGTGACCAGCGCGGTGCCGATGATCGAGCAGCCGCTGTTCGCGACCTACAACGGCCGTGCCGAGGCGATCCTGCTCCGCGGAATGCGGCCGGAGGACATCCGCACCAACGCCACGATCCGCACCAAGATCGTCGCGGGCAGCCTCGCGACGCTGACCCCGAACAGCGGCAATGTCGCGATCGGGGCGCGCCTCGCCGAGCAGCTGGGCGCGACGATCGGCTCCGATATCACCGTCATCAGCCCGCTCGGCCGCTCGACGCCGTTCGGCACGATGCCGCGCAGCGTCAGCTACCGGGTCGGCGCGATCTTCGAGGTCGGAGTCTACGATTACGACAAGGCGTATGTCGTCATGCCGTTGCAGGATGCGCAGACCCTGCTGCTGACCGGCGACACGGTCGGCATGATCGAGTTGCAGACCACCCATGCCGACAAGGTCGGCGAGATCCTCGCCCCGCTCGCGAAACAGGTGCAGCCGTACGGCGTCGTCAGCGACTGGCGGCGGCTCAATTCGGAGCTGTTCGACGCTTTGGCGGTCGAGCGCGTCGCGATGTTCGTGGTGCTGTGCATCATCATCCTCGTCGCCGCGTTCAACATCGCCAGCTCGCTCATCATGCTTGTGCGCGCCAAGACGCGCGACATCGCGATCCTGCGCACGATGGGCGCGAGCCGCGGCGCGATGCTGCGGATCTTCATGACGGTCGGCACGACGATCGGCGTGCTCGGCACCTTCGCCGGGCTCGCGCTCGGCGCGATATTCCTGTTCTTCCGCCAGTCGGTGGTCAATTTCGTCCAGCTGGTCACCGGGCAGAACCTGTGGGACCCGTCGATCCGTTATCTCACCGAATTGCCGTCGAAGGTCGATCCGGTCGAGGTGACCGCGATCGTCATCATCACCTTGCTGATGACCTTCCTCGCCACCGTCTATCCGGCGCTCAAGGCCGCCAATACCGATCCGGTCGAGGTGCTGCGTTATGAGTGA
- a CDS encoding glutathione peroxidase — MTTITDLTVTGADGAPVPLAPWRGQVLLIVNTASKCGFTPQYEGLEALHRRFADRGFAVLGFPCNQFGAQEPGDAAEIATFCSLTYDVTFPVFAKIDVNGAHAAPLFERLKVEAPGVLGTRAVKWNFTKFLVDRDGKVVRRYAPTTKPEEITADIEALL, encoded by the coding sequence ATGACGACGATCACCGACCTGACCGTCACCGGCGCCGATGGCGCGCCGGTACCGCTCGCGCCGTGGCGCGGGCAGGTGCTGCTGATCGTCAACACCGCCTCCAAATGCGGGTTCACGCCGCAATATGAAGGGCTTGAGGCGCTCCACCGCCGCTTTGCCGACCGCGGCTTCGCGGTGCTCGGCTTTCCCTGCAACCAGTTCGGCGCGCAGGAGCCCGGCGATGCGGCGGAGATCGCCACCTTCTGCTCGCTGACCTATGACGTGACCTTCCCGGTCTTCGCCAAGATCGACGTCAATGGCGCGCACGCCGCGCCCCTGTTCGAGCGGCTGAAGGTCGAAGCGCCGGGCGTGCTCGGGACCAGGGCGGTGAAGTGGAACTTCACCAAATTCCTGGTCGACCGCGACGGCAAGGTCGTGCGCCGCTACGCGCCGACGACCAAGCCCGAGGAGATCACCGCCGACATCGAGGCGTTGCTGTAG
- a CDS encoding DUF308 domain-containing protein — MARFGASSERGFGIPGAATGAGWGWIMAYGVVSVLLGVAAFVWPFAATYAATVVIGTLLFVSGVFSIAAGLFGQGHEGRIYAVLFGVLSVIVGAVMVFEPVTGALSLTLMVTVWLLVRGVLEVVLGLRMRRRRGLMIALGVVNILLAGFILATVPWSALTLPGFILGVSFLVGGVTAITAASDHRKGADAFAMPG, encoded by the coding sequence ATGGCACGATTCGGAGCTTCATCGGAACGTGGGTTCGGCATCCCCGGCGCGGCGACCGGCGCGGGCTGGGGCTGGATCATGGCGTATGGCGTGGTGTCGGTGCTGCTCGGCGTGGCCGCATTCGTCTGGCCGTTCGCCGCGACCTATGCCGCGACGGTGGTGATCGGCACGCTGCTGTTCGTCTCGGGCGTGTTCTCGATCGCTGCCGGGCTGTTCGGTCAAGGGCATGAAGGGCGTATTTATGCGGTGCTGTTCGGCGTCCTGTCGGTGATCGTCGGCGCGGTGATGGTGTTCGAACCGGTGACCGGCGCGCTGTCGCTGACGCTGATGGTAACCGTCTGGCTGCTGGTGCGCGGCGTGCTGGAGGTGGTGCTCGGCTTGCGGATGCGGCGGCGACGCGGGCTGATGATCGCGCTGGGGGTGGTCAACATCCTGCTGGCCGGGTTCATCCTCGCGACGGTGCCGTGGTCGGCACTGACGCTGCCGGGGTTCATCCTTGGGGTAAGCTTTCTGGTCGGCGGCGTGACCGCGATCACCGCGGCGAGCGACCACCGCAAGGGCGCGGATGCGTTCGCGATGCCGGGGTGA